The genomic window ACAGCTATATTGGTTGACGCTGGTTTTTTTATCCAGCGTGTCAATGCAGTGCAAAAAGGAAACACTTCAGAGATCACGAGCTAAATGCTTCCCATTTAATGAAAATAATGTGGGGATTGGTTAAATACCACATTGATAAAAAGCATGGTTCACATGAAAATAGAACTCCTCTCGAATTATATAGAATTTACTTTTACGATTGCCCTCCCTTGATAAACAAATCCGCTATCCTCTCCCTGCAGAAAAAGGGCACAAAACTACTCCAAGAAAAAACCTGAGAGAAGAAAAATCTTATATCTTACGATCGCAATTACATGAAGAACTTAGGAAAAGCAGAAAAACTGCACTTAGGTTAGGTACATTGATGGATAATAAACGATGGCAAATTAATGATCACACCTTAAAAGATTTATTATCAGGCAAAAAAGCATTGGAATGAACTCACTAATAATGATTTTTATTATGACATTAAACAAAAAGCTGTTGATATAAAATTAGGTATGGACATTACAATGTTAGCTTATGAAAAATTGGTTGATGTTATTATTTTAGTTGCCGGAGATTCTGATTTTGTTCCAGCAGCTAAACACGCCAGAAAAAAGGAATAGACTTCATATTGAATCCGCTTAAGAAAGAAATACCAGCTACATTAGCTGAACACATAGATGGTATTCAGTCATATAATCTTATAATTTCAATAGCTGATACATTACAAATAAAACCTGATCCTCTTCCTAGTTGGTGGAAAGAAAAAGAAATACAATACATTCAACAAAAATAAAAAACAAAAAATTCAAATGATAAAAAATAGATAGGCCCCCAAAACCATAAGGGCTAAAGCCCTTTTTGAAGGGCTCTTCTTGTTCTTTCTTCAAAATTTATAAAAAAACAATTCTATTAAAATCAACTTATTAAGTCTTAAACATCAATAACCCCAAATATGCGCTTGACGCATATGTATTTAACGCATAATATCATTATATCAAGAAATAAATAATTTTGATGTCGTTATGTAATATGCTCTTTAACAATACTAAACCCATATAATAGCTGTGCTTATTTATGTGTAGAATAATCTTCAATCATAGTGGTTGGCGGCTATTTTAATTACCGTATCGGGTTCCTTTTTTGGATCTTTTATTCATAATGTATTCATTCTTACAGAAAGGACAAAAACTTTGAAAGTAAGCACCAAAAATACCTTTAGGCTGAAGTATCGATATTATTCTCTCCTCATAACAATTTGCGCAAAGGTAGCGCGCTCTCTCGGACCCATCAATAGCTTTTTATTTATATAGGTAAATGTTCCAGATTCAAGAGTATGCATTGTATATGCTTCAGCGCTTGTCTTAAAATCAATATCATTTTGTATTTCTTGCTCAAGCTCAGTTATTCGTTCCTTGCTCGCTGTGAGCAAATCAATAAGTCTTAAATTATCCATTTGTATTTCATGTAGCTTTCGTTGTAATTCAAAGGTAGCGGCCTTTAGTTCAGCATCATTTTTAGCATCATTAATGACCTTCAATAGTGAAAGACTTTCTTTTATAGCAGTAAAAGATGCTGATATTTCAGGAAACATAGTTTAATTCTCACATTACGTAGGGGTGAAATTATTTTAACTATTTTCTCTCTGGGTACAAGAGAATCCACCGCCGCCTGAGGTGGTAAAACATGCAGGCATCAATAACCGTGTGGAGTAACGCACAAAAATAAAAATGCTGTTTGTTAGTTAATTTTCTATGTCGTTGCAACCAGCGGTTAACTATTGTCACGCTGGCCAGGGGGAGTGATGATAATGCTGTTAGTTAACCGCTTTTATTACACGTAAGGCCATTAACACCGGGTTTCGTTTGTTGTCCATGCAGGTACATAAGGTAAGTGTTAGTGGCCTTATCTGTAGTAAATACTAAAGAGGATCTAAACATGAGTGAAAATAGAAAAACAGATGTTCCAGAGTTTCTTTCTGAATTAGATGCTGGCGTATTTCAAAATAAAATATCGGCTGCATTAAATCTTGTTGGTAATGGTGTTAATAAAAATGGTGGCACGGGTGAGATCCATATTGTTTTTAAATTAACCCAATTTGATGAAAATCGCGTAAAAATATCCCATAAATTGAAATTCATCACGCCTACTCGTCGCGGTAAACAATCGGAAGAAGATACAACAGAAACACCGATGTTTGTTGGTAGAGGCGGTAAATTAACTATCTTGCAGGAAGACCAGGGACAACTCTTTACGCTTGCAGGTCAAACTGACGGAAAATTAAAGTCCGTTAATTAATCATTATTCGTTAAATAACCTTTTATTCATGCTTTATTAAAAAAAGTAGGAGCTTTTTTATGTCTCAATTAGATGGAACCGCCATTTCACAAATTCAGGATCTAACCGTTGCCAGTCTTCATTTAGATCCGATCAAAACAACGGATTGCCCGGTTATTGTTGTGCCCAAAAACCATGAAATCAGATCACTTGAGGCACTTAATTTAATCCGTTATCGCTTTCGTGGTGTTATGAAGACTAGCAGCATTGGCGATTTTGTTAACTATAGCATGGGATATGCACAAACTGCCGGTGTTCGCTGCTTCATTGATGCAGATACAATGACAGCAAAAACGATTTTTAATGTTGGCACACTGGATGAACCAGGTCATGCTGATAATCAGTCGCTCGTTAGTCTTAAAAAACTCTCCATTTAAATCTCTACTAAAAATAGATGGTGAGAGACAAAGGCAAAAACAACTTGCTGAGTGGCTGGAAGACTGGCGAGATTATCTCACCGCGTTTGATGCTGAAGAAAATGCGTTAGATATCAAAAAAGCGATTAGTGCTGTCCGTCGCATCACTATTGAAGCTAGCCACTCATCTGAGCATGAAGACAACGATTTTAGTGCTAAGCGTTCCGTGCTTGAAAACGTCGAAGCGAAAAGTAAAGAGGTAATGCCTGCTTATTTTGAATTTACTTGTGTACCATACGACGAATTAAGTGAACGTCGGATAAAACTACGCTACAGCATTCTGACCGGTGGTGAAGTTCCTGCCTTTGTCCTGCGTATTGTTCAGTTTGAAAGTCTTGAAGAACAAATCGCACAGGAATTTAGGGAGCTACTATCTGGCGCTTTTGTTGGCTCAAAAATAGAAACCTTTATCGGCTCTTTTTCCGCAAGTTAAAGTTGTTTAATAAAGCGGTCTAATTGTCAGCTATTTTGAATTTCGAACAATAAAAAAACCTGACCTCATTTAAGGTCAGGTAGCCAAATTGG from Arsenophonus sp. aPb includes these protein-coding regions:
- a CDS encoding NYN domain-containing protein, which translates into the protein MLAYEKLVDVIILVAGDSDFVPAAKHARKKE